In Methanosarcina siciliae T4/M, one genomic interval encodes:
- a CDS encoding class I SAM-dependent DNA methyltransferase, with protein sequence MSENTSSIVSKVWSFCNVLRDGGVSYGDYLEQLTYLIFLKMAEEYRKPPYNRDIGIPEKYTWDNLKQQRGAELDTRYKELLEELGQKPGMLGQIFLKAQNKVSDPAMLYKIIDMIDKESWVMMGVDTKGEIYEGLLQKNAEDTKSGAGQYFTPRPLIKVMVQCLRPEPMKTIGDPCCGTGGFFLAAYDFLTSHYRLDREQSRFLKNKTFGGNEIVAGTRRLALMNMFLHNIGEIDGEPMISNSDALIADPGYRYDYILTNPPFGKKSSMTFTNEEGEQEKEDLTYNRQDFWTSTSNKQLNFLQHIHTILKTGGQAAVVLPDNVLFEGGAGETIRKKLLETTDLHTIMRLPTGIFYANGVKANVLFFEAKPASKDPWTKEVWIYDYRTNVHHTLKKNPMKYSDLEDFIKCYNPENRHSRTETWSEEAPEGRFRKFSYDEIVARDKTNLDIFWLKDKSLADLDNLPDPDILANEIIENMEASLASFKEIMATINGEGEEN encoded by the coding sequence ATGTCTGAAAACACCTCATCCATCGTTTCCAAAGTCTGGAGCTTCTGCAACGTCCTGAGGGACGGGGGCGTGAGCTACGGCGATTATCTGGAACAGCTGACCTATCTCATATTCCTGAAAATGGCGGAAGAGTACAGGAAGCCGCCGTACAACAGGGATATCGGCATCCCGGAGAAATACACCTGGGATAATCTGAAACAGCAGCGTGGGGCTGAACTCGATACCCGCTACAAAGAGCTGTTAGAAGAACTCGGGCAAAAGCCGGGGATGCTTGGGCAGATCTTCCTCAAAGCCCAGAACAAGGTCAGCGACCCTGCCATGCTCTACAAGATCATTGATATGATCGACAAGGAAAGCTGGGTCATGATGGGTGTGGACACAAAAGGAGAGATTTACGAAGGGCTCCTGCAGAAGAACGCCGAAGATACGAAAAGCGGAGCCGGGCAGTACTTCACCCCGAGGCCGCTCATCAAGGTAATGGTGCAGTGCCTCCGGCCCGAGCCCATGAAAACAATAGGGGATCCCTGCTGCGGCACAGGCGGGTTCTTTTTGGCAGCTTATGACTTCCTTACCTCACACTACCGGCTGGACCGGGAGCAGAGCCGCTTCCTGAAAAATAAAACCTTTGGCGGGAACGAAATCGTTGCCGGGACCAGACGGCTTGCTTTAATGAACATGTTCCTGCACAACATCGGGGAAATAGACGGAGAGCCTATGATCTCCAATTCCGATGCTCTCATAGCCGATCCGGGTTACCGTTACGATTACATTCTCACAAACCCGCCTTTCGGAAAGAAAAGCAGCATGACCTTCACAAACGAAGAAGGCGAGCAGGAAAAAGAAGACCTCACCTACAACCGCCAGGACTTCTGGACAAGCACAAGCAACAAGCAGCTCAACTTCTTGCAGCACATCCATACGATCCTTAAGACCGGCGGGCAGGCAGCAGTGGTACTGCCGGATAACGTTCTTTTTGAAGGCGGAGCAGGAGAGACCATCCGCAAAAAACTTCTTGAAACTACCGACCTGCACACAATCATGCGCCTGCCGACAGGCATTTTCTATGCAAACGGTGTAAAGGCGAACGTGCTTTTCTTTGAAGCAAAACCCGCATCAAAAGACCCCTGGACAAAAGAAGTCTGGATCTATGACTACCGCACAAATGTGCATCACACCTTGAAGAAAAACCCTATGAAATATTCCGATCTGGAAGACTTTATCAAGTGCTACAACCCTGAAAACCGCCACAGCCGTACAGAGACTTGGAGCGAAGAAGCTCCCGAAGGCAGGTTCCGGAAATTCAGCTACGATGAAATAGTGGCGAGAGATAAAACGAATCTTGATATCTTCTGGCTCAAAGACAAAAGTCTAGCTGACCTCGATAATCTTCCTGACCCTGATATTCTCGCAAATGAGATCATCGAGAATATGGAGGCTTCACTGGCAAGTTTCAAAGAAATAATGGCTACAATTAACGGTGAAGGCGAAGAGAATTGA
- a CDS encoding RNA-binding domain-containing protein, producing MISEQLKSIIRDGEGLTVEFKECRDQINRDVYETVCAFLNRSGGHIVLGVDDTGNIKGINADALPQIKKDLVTTLNNPQKINPPLYILPETVSVEGKTLLYLSIPESSQVHRCNGKIFDRNEDGDLDVTNHPDAVAHLYIRKQSSFSENRIYPYVRLEDLRDDLIQKVRKMVRAENPNHPWGTMTDEELLSSARLYLHDYQTGKEGYTLAAILLLGKDEVIQSVLPHFKTDAILRRVNLDRYDDRDDIRTNLIESYDRLMAFVAKHLPDPFYLEKDQRISLRDHIFREVVANMLIHREYINGFPAKFVIGTDQVVAENANRPHGHGRINPSNFTPYPKNPVIARFFKEIGRADELGSGVRNLYKYTRIYSGGADPQLLEGDIFKIIVPVTPQATPQATPQATPQAENDKINALLEYCIEPRSREEIQEFMGLKDRKHFRLEILNPLIQEGKLFLTIPDKPNSPNQKYYSYLKGPNHV from the coding sequence ATGATCTCTGAACAATTAAAAAGCATTATTAGGGATGGAGAAGGGCTTACTGTAGAATTCAAAGAGTGCAGAGATCAAATAAATCGGGATGTGTATGAAACTGTCTGTGCTTTTTTAAATCGCAGCGGAGGGCACATAGTTCTTGGAGTTGATGACACCGGGAACATTAAAGGAATTAATGCTGATGCCTTGCCTCAAATTAAAAAGGATCTGGTTACTACGTTGAATAACCCGCAAAAGATCAATCCACCTCTGTACATACTGCCGGAAACAGTTAGCGTGGAAGGAAAAACCCTCCTCTACCTGAGTATTCCTGAAAGTTCTCAGGTTCATCGCTGTAATGGAAAAATATTTGACCGTAATGAGGATGGGGATCTGGATGTAACAAACCACCCTGATGCTGTGGCTCATCTCTATATCCGTAAACAGAGTTCTTTTTCTGAGAACCGAATTTATCCTTATGTCAGGCTTGAAGATCTTCGGGATGACCTTATCCAGAAAGTGCGGAAAATGGTCCGTGCCGAAAACCCAAACCATCCATGGGGAACAATGACCGATGAAGAGCTTTTAAGCAGTGCCAGACTATATCTTCATGATTACCAGACCGGCAAAGAGGGTTATACTCTTGCTGCTATTCTTTTACTGGGCAAAGACGAGGTTATCCAGAGCGTCCTGCCCCATTTCAAGACTGATGCCATCCTTCGCAGAGTAAACCTTGACCGCTATGACGACAGGGACGACATCCGAACCAACCTGATAGAAAGCTATGACCGGCTGATGGCTTTTGTTGCAAAACATTTGCCAGACCCCTTCTATCTGGAAAAAGACCAGAGAATCAGCCTTAGAGATCATATTTTTAGAGAAGTTGTTGCAAATATGCTCATTCACAGGGAGTACATAAACGGTTTTCCTGCAAAATTCGTAATTGGAACTGATCAGGTTGTTGCGGAAAATGCAAACCGTCCACACGGGCATGGCAGAATAAATCCTTCCAATTTCACACCATACCCTAAAAATCCTGTAATTGCTCGCTTTTTTAAAGAGATCGGAAGGGCGGATGAGTTAGGTTCAGGTGTCAGGAATCTCTACAAATACACAAGGATTTATTCCGGTGGGGCTGACCCACAGCTTCTTGAAGGAGACATTTTTAAGATAATTGTTCCCGTCACCCCCCAAGCTACCCCCCAAGCTACCCCCCAAGCTACCCCCCAAGCTGAGAACGACAAGATCAACGCATTATTAGAGTATTGTATCGAACCAAGAAGTCGGGAGGAAATTCAAGAGTTTATGGGATTAAAAGATAGGAAACATTTCAGATTAGAAATCCTAAATCCACTTATTCAAGAAGGAAAACTTTTCCTAACCATCCCTGATAAACCGAATAGTCCTAACCAAAAATATTACTCTTATCTCAAAGGTCCAAACCATGTCTGA
- a CDS encoding restriction endonuclease subunit S — translation MKTIKSLTEAEIAELPILPDGWSWVRLGESIEVLTDGSHFSPKSIGKGYPYITVKDIKNDQIDFDNCSKISEDDYNNLVKSGCKPYKGDVLFSKDGTVGKVSLVSFERDFVVLSSLAIIRPFTSINSSNSKFLFWVFKSSHFLNQALKSKKGVAIRRIILRDLKALIIPFPPLPEQRAIVSKIEQLFSELDNGIANLKLAQEQLKVYRQAVLKKAFEGELTKKWREQQTDLPNTQNLMEQIRREWEEATKASGKKTKAVKNLTEAELEELSLLPEGWGWVKLGRVVWSVKDGPHYSPKYEENGIPFISGGNVRPSGVDFSNVKYISKELHEELSKRCKPELNDILYTKGGTTGVARVNTYDFDFDVWVHVAVLKTIKSIYPFYLQHVLNSSHCYRQSQKYTHGVGNQDLGLTRMILITLPICSFSEQEVVVQEIETRLSVCDKIEQDIETNLEKAEALRQSILKKAFEGKLLNERELAEVRGAEDWEPAEVLLERIKAERVKNGKK, via the coding sequence ATGAAAACGATTAAATCTTTAACTGAAGCCGAAATAGCTGAATTGCCCATATTACCAGATGGGTGGAGTTGGGTGAGGCTGGGAGAATCAATTGAAGTTTTAACTGACGGTTCTCATTTTTCACCAAAATCTATTGGCAAAGGTTATCCGTATATAACGGTAAAAGATATAAAAAATGATCAAATTGATTTTGACAATTGTTCAAAAATCTCAGAGGATGACTACAACAATCTTGTTAAAAGTGGATGCAAACCTTATAAAGGAGATGTACTCTTTTCAAAGGATGGTACTGTTGGCAAAGTGTCATTAGTAAGCTTTGAAAGAGATTTTGTGGTTTTATCTTCTTTAGCCATCATTCGCCCATTTACCAGTATAAATAGTTCTAATTCTAAGTTTTTGTTTTGGGTATTTAAATCCAGTCATTTCTTGAACCAAGCTCTAAAAAGCAAAAAAGGAGTGGCAATACGCAGAATTATTTTAAGGGATTTGAAAGCACTTATTATTCCATTCCCTCCTCTCCCCGAACAACGCGCCATAGTCTCCAAAATCGAGCAACTCTTCAGTGAACTGGACAACGGTATTGCCAACCTCAAACTGGCACAGGAACAGCTCAAAGTTTATCGGCAGGCGGTGCTGAAGAAAGCATTTGAAGGAGAGCTTACAAAAAAATGGCGGGAGCAGCAGACGGATTTGCCTAATACACAAAATTTGATGGAGCAAATTCGAAGGGAATGGGAAGAAGCTACGAAAGCTTCTGGAAAAAAGACGAAAGCAGTAAAAAATCTCACCGAGGCGGAATTAGAAGAATTATCCCTACTACCAGAGGGGTGGGGCTGGGTAAAGTTAGGTCGAGTTGTATGGTCAGTTAAAGATGGACCTCACTACAGCCCTAAATATGAAGAAAATGGAATTCCATTCATTTCTGGTGGTAATGTCAGACCTTCAGGTGTTGATTTTTCCAATGTTAAGTATATTTCAAAGGAACTTCATGAAGAATTATCTAAAAGATGTAAACCTGAGTTAAATGATATCTTGTATACTAAGGGAGGAACAACCGGTGTTGCAAGAGTTAATACTTATGATTTTGATTTTGATGTTTGGGTTCATGTAGCCGTCCTTAAAACTATAAAATCTATCTATCCTTTTTACCTACAACATGTATTGAATTCTTCTCACTGTTATCGTCAATCCCAAAAATACACGCATGGAGTAGGAAATCAAGATCTGGGATTAACAAGAATGATATTAATTACTTTACCAATTTGCTCATTCTCCGAACAAGAGGTCGTCGTTCAAGAAATCGAAACCCGCCTTTCAGTCTGCGACAAGATAGAACAGGATATTGAAACGAATCTGGAAAAAGCTGAAGCACTGCGGCAGAGTATTTTGAAAAAAGCGTTTGAAGGGAAGTTGCTTAATGAAAGGGAGCTGGCAGAGGTTCGAGGAGCAGAGGATTGGGAACCGGCTGAGGTTTTGCTGGAGAGGATAAAGGCTGAAAGAGTGAAAAATGGGAAAAAGTGA
- a CDS encoding HTH domain-containing protein produces MSAQELATLLGISSHAVEKQIANLKDKGLLKRIGPDKGGYWEVNLENRELNS; encoded by the coding sequence ATTTCTGCTCAGGAACTAGCCACACTATTAGGGATTAGTTCGCATGCAGTTGAAAAACAGATTGCAAATCTCAAAGACAAAGGACTTTTAAAAAGGATAGGTCCGGATAAAGGTGGCTATTGGGAAGTTAATCTGGAAAACAGAGAACTTAACTCCTGA
- a CDS encoding type I restriction endonuclease subunit R yields MSDNQTPEQKARNEIDKKLNNAGWIVQKKSKIEWSASRGIAVKEYLTDVGPADYVLFVDKKPVGVIEAKRDEEGHRLTVVEEQSSEYASSKLKYLNNDPLPFVYESTGELTRFTDFRDPKPRSRPVFSFFSPETFDEYLKKKPLRERLLDIPELYTDGLRDCQITAISKLEKSFKDNRPRALVQMATGSGKTYTAITFIYRLLKFANAKKVLFLVDTKNLGEQAEQEFMAYVPNDDNRKFTELYNVQRLRSSYISSDSQVCISTIQRIYSILKGEELDEKIEEENPAERGWQPREPLPVVYNEKVPVEEFDFIVIDECHRSIYNLWQQVLDYFDAFLIGLTATPDKRTFGFFNENVVSEYSHEDAVADGVNVGYDVYTIETEISKNGAKIAAKEFVDKREKLTRKKRWEQLDEEFSYDARKLDRDVVNPSQIRHVIRTFKEKLPEIFPCRKEVPKTLIFAKSDSHADDIINIVREEFAEGNAFCKKVTYKAEEDPKSILSAFRNEYDPRIAVTVDMIATGTDVKPLECLLFMRDVKSRNYFEQMKGRGTRTLGYDDLKKVTPSAVSDKTHFVVVDAAGVTKTMKTDSRPLERKKSTSLKDLLAAVTFGAQDEDLYVSLANRLARLDRQLSENERATFAEKANGKTINQTVRDLLYAYNPDIIDLHASEIKQLHPEIQDVEAKKKAQEKLIDIARSTFSGELNEYIENVRKVHEQIIDTVNTDTVHRAEWDKDAVVRADELVSDFKTYLEANKEEIAALRIFYNQPYRRREVTFTMIKEVLDKLKLEKPHFAPSRIWQAYEQLEKVNGNSPKNELTALVSLIRRITEIDPVLTPYDQTVNRNFQDWVFKKQAGTLKFSEDQMNWLRMIKDYVATSFHLEIEDLDYTPFDALGGRGRMYQLFGDEMNAVISELNEALSA; encoded by the coding sequence ATGAGTGACAACCAGACCCCTGAGCAAAAAGCCAGAAATGAAATTGATAAAAAACTAAATAACGCTGGCTGGATTGTGCAGAAAAAAAGCAAGATAGAGTGGAGTGCTTCAAGGGGTATTGCAGTTAAGGAATATTTGACCGATGTAGGGCCTGCTGATTATGTGCTGTTTGTTGATAAAAAGCCAGTCGGAGTCATTGAGGCAAAAAGAGACGAGGAAGGCCACCGATTAACTGTTGTAGAAGAACAATCATCCGAATATGCTTCAAGTAAGCTAAAGTACCTTAACAATGACCCCCTTCCTTTTGTATATGAAAGTACCGGGGAACTTACACGGTTCACAGATTTTCGCGACCCCAAACCGAGGTCAAGACCTGTTTTTTCTTTTTTCAGCCCGGAGACTTTTGATGAATACTTAAAAAAGAAACCCTTGCGAGAAAGGCTGCTTGACATTCCTGAACTGTACACAGACGGGCTGCGGGACTGCCAGATAACAGCGATCTCAAAGCTTGAAAAGTCCTTTAAGGACAACCGCCCGAGAGCTCTTGTCCAGATGGCTACAGGTTCCGGAAAGACGTATACTGCCATAACCTTCATTTACCGATTACTGAAATTTGCGAATGCAAAAAAGGTGCTCTTCCTTGTTGATACCAAAAACCTTGGTGAACAGGCAGAACAGGAATTCATGGCTTATGTGCCCAATGACGATAACCGCAAATTTACCGAGCTGTATAATGTGCAGCGCCTGCGTTCCAGTTACATCTCTTCGGACAGCCAGGTGTGTATTTCCACAATCCAGCGGATTTACTCCATCCTGAAGGGTGAAGAGCTGGACGAGAAAATTGAAGAAGAAAACCCTGCCGAGAGGGGCTGGCAGCCAAGGGAGCCACTTCCTGTAGTATATAATGAGAAGGTTCCCGTTGAAGAATTTGATTTTATCGTCATAGACGAGTGCCACCGCTCCATATACAATCTGTGGCAGCAGGTGCTGGACTATTTCGATGCTTTTCTGATAGGCCTTACAGCAACACCGGACAAACGCACTTTCGGGTTTTTCAATGAAAACGTTGTTAGCGAGTACAGCCATGAAGATGCTGTTGCAGACGGCGTGAATGTGGGTTATGATGTGTATACCATCGAGACTGAAATCAGCAAAAACGGGGCAAAGATTGCTGCAAAGGAATTTGTGGACAAAAGGGAGAAGCTTACCCGCAAAAAACGCTGGGAACAGCTTGATGAAGAGTTCAGCTATGATGCCCGGAAACTGGACAGGGACGTGGTCAACCCCAGCCAGATACGGCATGTGATACGGACTTTTAAGGAAAAGCTGCCTGAGATCTTTCCCTGCAGAAAGGAAGTCCCGAAAACCCTGATTTTTGCCAAGAGCGACAGCCATGCCGATGATATTATCAATATCGTTCGGGAAGAGTTTGCGGAAGGCAATGCATTTTGCAAGAAAGTGACCTATAAAGCCGAAGAAGACCCAAAATCAATATTATCGGCTTTCCGCAATGAATACGACCCCAGAATAGCAGTTACAGTGGACATGATCGCCACGGGCACGGATGTCAAGCCGCTGGAATGCCTGCTCTTCATGAGAGACGTTAAAAGCCGGAACTATTTCGAGCAGATGAAAGGCAGAGGCACGCGGACCCTGGGCTACGATGACCTGAAAAAAGTGACTCCTTCGGCAGTTTCGGACAAGACTCATTTTGTGGTTGTGGACGCCGCTGGCGTTACAAAAACGATGAAAACCGACAGCCGGCCTCTGGAACGCAAGAAAAGCACATCTCTGAAAGACCTGCTTGCAGCAGTAACCTTTGGCGCACAGGACGAAGACCTTTATGTTTCCCTGGCTAACAGGCTGGCAAGGCTGGACCGGCAGTTAAGCGAGAACGAAAGAGCCACTTTTGCGGAAAAAGCGAACGGAAAGACCATCAACCAGACAGTCAGGGACCTGCTCTATGCGTATAACCCTGACATTATCGACCTCCACGCCTCCGAAATCAAACAGCTCCATCCGGAAATTCAGGACGTTGAGGCAAAGAAAAAGGCGCAAGAAAAGCTAATTGATATTGCCAGATCCACTTTTTCCGGCGAGCTAAACGAATATATTGAAAACGTCCGCAAAGTCCATGAGCAGATTATCGATACAGTGAACACCGACACCGTCCACAGGGCCGAGTGGGACAAAGACGCTGTGGTAAGGGCGGATGAGCTGGTCAGTGACTTTAAGACATATCTGGAAGCTAATAAGGAAGAGATCGCAGCCCTGAGAATTTTCTACAACCAGCCTTACCGGCGCAGGGAAGTCACCTTTACGATGATAAAAGAGGTGCTGGACAAATTGAAGCTCGAAAAACCCCACTTTGCCCCTTCCAGGATCTGGCAGGCTTACGAACAGCTCGAAAAGGTGAACGGAAACTCCCCGAAAAACGAACTCACGGCTCTCGTCTCCTTAATCCGCAGGATAACCGAAATCGACCCTGTACTGACCCCCTACGACCAGACCGTGAACCGCAACTTCCAGGATTGGGTGTTCAAAAAACAGGCCGGAACCCTCAAGTTCAGTGAAGACCAGATGAACTGGCTCCGTATGATAAAAGATTATGTTGCAACAAGCTTCCACCTGGAAATCGAGGACCTTGATTACACCCCCTTTGACGCTCTTGGCGGGCGCGGCAGGATGTACCAGCTTTTCGGGGACGAGATGAATGCGGTTATCAGTGAATTGAATGAGGCACTGTCAGCATGA
- a CDS encoding DUF5652 family protein: MVDTSISLLQTNTQFTTLILILVLWELFWKGIALWKAARESQRYWFIAILILNTLGILPILYIFLFKEGKKGI, from the coding sequence ATGGTAGACACTTCTATTTCATTGCTTCAAACAAATACACAATTTACAACCCTGATTTTAATTCTGGTGCTGTGGGAGCTCTTCTGGAAGGGGATAGCTCTGTGGAAGGCAGCACGAGAATCTCAGAGATACTGGTTTATCGCCATACTCATTTTGAATACGTTAGGTATTTTACCTATCCTTTATATTTTCTTATTTAAGGAAGGGAAAAAGGGAATATAA
- a CDS encoding nuclear transport factor 2-like protein — protein sequence MTVIETLKDFFILLQEEDTEKLLSIFVGEPVIDTPMEGRITGREEFIAFVDRQHQWLKGHDVGQQFVEITASVQRVCVELLLYLQHDTRSMDLPVAIVADLDGDKKVSAIRIYHSMWPLTGRHRVREPLLKPAEGLEEPDFVKQYMQALGSGDAAIIVNLFEDDGYAREPSS from the coding sequence ATGACGGTAATTGAGACATTAAAGGACTTTTTTATTCTTCTCCAGGAGGAAGATACGGAAAAATTGCTTTCCATTTTTGTAGGGGAACCTGTGATAGATACGCCCATGGAAGGAAGAATTACAGGCAGGGAGGAATTCATTGCATTTGTCGACCGGCAGCACCAATGGCTAAAAGGGCATGACGTAGGACAGCAATTCGTAGAGATTACAGCAAGCGTGCAGCGCGTCTGCGTCGAGCTTCTTCTGTACCTGCAGCATGATACCAGAAGTATGGACCTGCCGGTAGCCATCGTGGCTGACCTTGACGGGGACAAAAAAGTATCTGCGATCCGGATATATCACAGCATGTGGCCGCTCACAGGCAGGCACAGGGTAAGAGAGCCTCTGCTTAAACCTGCGGAAGGGCTTGAAGAGCCTGATTTTGTGAAGCAGTACATGCAGGCGCTGGGCAGCGGTGATGCTGCTATCATTGTGAACCTCTTCGAGGACGACGGCTATGCCAGGGAGCCCAGCAGTTAG